TTCGGCTCGCTGCTTGCGAACAGCGACGTCTCCTTTGATGTTGAGAAGGGGACCATCGTCGGCCTTATCGGTCCCAACGGCGCCGGCAAAACGACGCTCTTCAACTGTGTGGCCGGCCTCTACACGCCCACCGCGGGAAAGGTGTTCTTCAAAGGAGAGGACGTGACGGAGCTGCCGGCTTACAAAATGGCGCGCCGCGGCGTCGCCCGCACCTTCCAGGTGGTGCGCCCGCTCAAAGAGATGACCGTATTCGAGAATATCCTCGTCGGGGCCTACATGCGTACAGGAGACAGCGCGAAGGCTAAAGATATCGCCGAACGCTGCATGGATCTATGTTTCCTCAAAGAACACGGAGGCCGCCTCGCGGGCGGTTTGACTATCGGCAATAAGAAACGGCTCGAAGTAGCGCGCGCCCTCGCCACCGAACCTGAGCTGCTGCTGCTTGACGAGGCGGTGGCGGGACTCACCTCCACGGAGGTCAGAGAGATGGTGGACGTCATAGTCCGTCTTCGCGAAGAGGGCGTCACCATCCTTATGGTCGAACACATCATGGAGGCGATAATGCCGATCGCCGACAAGATCGTCGTCCTTGCGAGCGGCAAGAAAATCGCGGAGGGCGCTCCGGCGGAGATCGTCAAAGACCCGGTGGTCATTACCGCCTATTTCGGTGAAAAATTCAGCAAAAGACTAAATGCGCAAGCGGCAGACGCATCCGCATGCTTGTCCCCGAAGGAAGTTTCTGGTGTTCGCGCGGAGCGCGAACAGGGGACTGCGCAAGCGGCAGACGCATCCGCATGCTTGCCCCCAGAGGAAATTTCTGATGTTCGCGCAAAGCGCGAACAGGGGACTGCGCAAGGGAGGGAAAATAATGGCGGCGATGCTTGAGGTAAAAGATATACGCTGCGCCTATGATCAGGTCCCCGTCATCCACGGCATCTCGCTGCATGTGAACGAGGGAGAGGTCGTGGCTATTCTTGGCGCCAACGGCGCGGGAAAATCCACGATGATGCGCACGATAGCAGGGCTCATGCACCCGACCGCCGGTTCGATTTCATTCGGCGGCAGCGATATCACGAAGATGCCCGCCTCGAAGAGCATAAAACTGGGACTGAGCTATGTCCCGGAGGGACGCAGACTCTTCTCGAAGCTCACCGTGCGTGAGAACCTGGAGCTGGGCGCTTTTTCCAGCGGCGATAAAGGCAGCGTTAAGGACCGCCTTG
The window above is part of the Cloacibacillus evryensis DSM 19522 genome. Proteins encoded here:
- a CDS encoding ABC transporter ATP-binding protein, encoding MALLEVREITMKFGSLLANSDVSFDVEKGTIVGLIGPNGAGKTTLFNCVAGLYTPTAGKVFFKGEDVTELPAYKMARRGVARTFQVVRPLKEMTVFENILVGAYMRTGDSAKAKDIAERCMDLCFLKEHGGRLAGGLTIGNKKRLEVARALATEPELLLLDEAVAGLTSTEVREMVDVIVRLREEGVTILMVEHIMEAIMPIADKIVVLASGKKIAEGAPAEIVKDPVVITAYFGEKFSKRLNAQAADASACLSPKEVSGVRAEREQGTAQAADASACLPPEEISDVRAKREQGTAQGRENNGGDA